In Sulfuracidifex metallicus DSM 6482 = JCM 9184, a single window of DNA contains:
- a CDS encoding acetoin utilization protein AcuC yields the protein MRPSLLHKTVFVWSDLYYNYSFPDDHPFKSIRESLTKKFLDQLGLFHEIKQVEPDPIDEEVLLQVHSKDYINVVKRMSERGHGMLDDGDTPAFRGIYEASLARVAGNLKALKEIESGNFVHAINIGGGLHHAKRSSAGGFCVFNDIAIVAKEAEKKYNRIVILDIDGHHFDGTQSLLYDDDKSLKISMHMYHANFFPGSGSVNEVGEGKGKGFTINVPLPPGTGDDAYIMAFDEIVYPAILRYKPDLIVLEVGGDSHFGDPLVELKLSTNGYLHVVRKVHELAHQLSDGRLIMTGGGGYNYDATARVWTLSIAEIAGIKEMELETLHDCCGTASTPFVMEKVKKVIEQLKEIHNIS from the coding sequence ATGAGACCTTCGTTGTTACACAAAACTGTTTTTGTATGGAGTGACCTTTATTACAATTATTCTTTTCCAGATGATCACCCGTTTAAGTCAATAAGGGAAAGTTTAACCAAGAAATTTCTCGACCAGTTAGGTCTGTTTCATGAGATAAAACAAGTGGAACCTGACCCTATAGATGAGGAAGTGCTTTTACAAGTTCACAGTAAGGATTACATTAACGTGGTAAAGAGAATGAGCGAGAGAGGACACGGTATGTTAGACGATGGAGATACACCTGCATTTAGAGGAATATATGAGGCTTCTCTAGCTAGAGTAGCGGGAAACCTAAAGGCTTTAAAGGAAATTGAGTCAGGCAACTTTGTTCATGCTATTAACATAGGAGGAGGACTTCATCACGCCAAGAGAAGCTCTGCTGGAGGTTTCTGCGTTTTTAATGACATTGCAATAGTGGCGAAAGAAGCCGAAAAGAAATACAATAGAATAGTTATACTTGACATAGATGGGCATCATTTCGATGGGACGCAGTCTCTTCTTTACGACGATGATAAATCGCTTAAGATCTCCATGCATATGTATCATGCTAATTTCTTCCCAGGGTCTGGAAGTGTCAATGAAGTGGGAGAGGGTAAGGGCAAAGGATTTACAATCAATGTTCCTCTTCCGCCTGGCACTGGTGATGACGCCTATATTATGGCATTCGACGAGATAGTTTACCCTGCTATCCTCAGATATAAACCAGATCTAATCGTTTTAGAGGTAGGTGGGGACTCGCATTTTGGAGATCCGTTAGTAGAGTTGAAGTTAAGTACAAACGGCTATCTGCATGTGGTGAGAAAAGTTCACGAGTTAGCTCATCAATTATCTGATGGAAGGTTAATAATGACAGGGGGAGGAGGATATAATTATGATGCTACAGCTAGAGTTTGGACGCTGTCAATAGCTGAAATAGCTGGAATAAAGGAGATGGAGCTTGAAACATTACATGATTGTTGTGGTACAGCATCAACTCCCTTTGTAATGGAAAAGGTGAAGAAGGTTATAGAACAATTAAAAGAAATTCACAACATTAGTTAA
- a CDS encoding CBS domain-containing protein, whose product MSAKELISEVKLIVSPNDRLSEVIPKMKENNVWTVPVLKGKVLVGLLSYKDLLSRRVSLDSKVSSVMSPTISLDENSDFTKIIGRFYTTKARVIPVIDNRGSLKGMITRESILKYLLDQKKIPENEKTRKYMSSPPKVVSPNESIAKVRWIMLRDKISRLPVLDGSKLVGIVTVRDVVNSLYSVVDKKKSSIMTEEERIMAMCIKEIMRYPVVTAKANESLKNALEKMLKHNVSGLPLIEGEEVVGVMSGIDVINSVAESMQLSIPIDAKIPMVIRKNSELKSEIDSIVERYLAKLEKISDIITFRISFKEEKGAKKGESSVYMATVRAVTKEGEFIAKDSDRDPVVAAKRAVEKIESRIIRNLKKLEDKNNKKDKAEKA is encoded by the coding sequence ATGTCTGCAAAAGAGCTAATCTCGGAAGTGAAATTAATTGTCTCACCTAATGACCGTCTCTCTGAAGTTATTCCAAAAATGAAAGAAAATAACGTGTGGACCGTCCCCGTATTAAAGGGGAAAGTCTTAGTTGGTCTACTTTCCTATAAGGATTTATTGTCTAGACGAGTAAGTCTAGACTCTAAGGTTTCATCCGTGATGTCACCTACTATTTCTTTAGATGAGAATAGTGATTTTACTAAAATAATAGGAAGATTCTATACCACCAAAGCAAGGGTAATCCCAGTAATAGATAATCGAGGAAGTTTGAAAGGAATGATAACTAGAGAATCAATATTGAAGTACTTACTAGATCAAAAGAAGATTCCTGAAAATGAGAAGACCAGAAAGTACATGTCGTCTCCGCCCAAGGTAGTTTCACCTAACGAAAGCATAGCTAAGGTTAGATGGATAATGCTAAGAGATAAAATTTCTAGATTACCAGTTTTAGATGGAAGCAAACTTGTAGGTATAGTCACTGTCAGAGATGTGGTCAATTCTCTTTATTCAGTAGTAGATAAAAAGAAATCAAGTATCATGACCGAGGAGGAAAGGATAATGGCTATGTGTATAAAAGAAATAATGAGATATCCCGTAGTAACCGCTAAGGCTAACGAATCTCTTAAGAACGCTTTAGAGAAAATGCTCAAACATAATGTTTCTGGATTGCCTCTGATAGAAGGAGAAGAAGTAGTAGGGGTAATGAGCGGAATTGATGTAATAAATTCCGTTGCTGAGTCAATGCAACTTAGCATCCCAATAGATGCAAAAATCCCTATGGTAATAAGGAAGAACTCAGAGCTGAAAAGTGAGATAGATTCTATAGTTGAAAGATACTTGGCTAAGCTGGAGAAGATCTCTGACATTATAACTTTCAGAATCTCGTTCAAAGAAGAGAAGGGAGCTAAGAAAGGGGAGAGTTCTGTATACATGGCTACAGTTAGGGCTGTAACCAAAGAAGGAGAGTTCATTGCTAAGGATTCAGATAGAGATCCAGTAGTTGCTGCAAAGAGAGCAGTAGAGAAAATCGAGTCTAGAATTATAAGGAACTTAAAGAAATTAGAGGACAAAAATAATAAGAAAGACAAGGCAGAAAAGGCTTGA
- a CDS encoding carbon-nitrogen hydrolase family protein, whose amino-acid sequence MKVGIVQPRSKENAIKMTEETLKEGAEVVLLPEKWVPSFDDVPLPEFQKLAMKYTAMIIPGAFEDGVSVISPIVDRNGNVKGIAKKVHLFGDEKGRLFPGEELVITNYNGVKIGIAICYDVDFPESIRELFRRGMEMLLVPSKIRKEGIDIWRAYLMIRALENRVAVINANAFNPPNYPGMSIAIAPENDNGIVRPMILADMKENEEWKVIEVDTLRYMQIRSQRLEEYIDPKVKELR is encoded by the coding sequence TTGAAGGTTGGAATAGTTCAACCACGTTCAAAGGAAAATGCCATTAAAATGACAGAGGAAACTCTGAAGGAAGGAGCTGAAGTCGTGTTATTGCCTGAAAAGTGGGTTCCCTCTTTCGATGACGTACCTCTCCCAGAATTTCAGAAGTTAGCAATGAAGTACACCGCAATGATAATTCCAGGGGCATTCGAGGATGGCGTCTCAGTAATCTCTCCCATAGTTGACAGAAACGGCAACGTCAAGGGTATAGCAAAGAAGGTACATCTATTCGGAGATGAAAAAGGGAGGCTTTTCCCTGGAGAGGAGTTAGTGATAACAAACTATAATGGCGTAAAAATAGGAATAGCCATATGTTACGACGTAGATTTTCCAGAGTCAATTAGGGAGCTTTTCCGAAGGGGCATGGAAATGCTCTTAGTACCTTCTAAAATTAGGAAAGAGGGAATCGACATCTGGAGAGCTTATCTCATGATTAGAGCTTTAGAGAACAGAGTTGCCGTAATCAATGCCAATGCATTCAATCCACCTAATTACCCAGGAATGAGCATAGCTATAGCACCCGAGAACGATAATGGAATTGTAAGACCAATGATATTGGCGGATATGAAGGAGAATGAGGAATGGAAGGTAATAGAAGTAGATACACTTAGATATATGCAAATTAGATCACAGAGACTTGAAGAATACATAGATCCTAAGGTAAAAGAATTAAGATAA
- the sdx gene encoding sulredoxin, whose product MVWKRTIMAKALEKAGHASIKVENSVVFVANVDGKLIGMDAVCSHARCILGELDKNALTVKCPCHHAVFDLNTGKMLEPPYVAPDAPKEKLGLKLIPVRENNGWIEVDVE is encoded by the coding sequence ATGGTATGGAAAAGAACCATAATGGCCAAGGCTTTAGAGAAAGCTGGTCATGCCTCAATAAAGGTTGAGAACTCCGTAGTTTTTGTTGCAAATGTAGACGGTAAATTAATTGGAATGGATGCAGTATGCTCTCATGCCAGATGTATACTTGGAGAATTAGATAAGAACGCATTAACGGTTAAGTGCCCTTGTCATCATGCGGTCTTTGATCTAAATACTGGAAAGATGCTCGAACCTCCTTACGTGGCTCCCGATGCACCCAAAGAGAAATTGGGACTTAAACTTATCCCTGTGAGAGAAAACAATGGCTGGATAGAGGTAGACGTCGAGTAA
- a CDS encoding 2-oxoacid:ferredoxin oxidoreductase subunit alpha, which translates to MRTSWLIGGAQGTGVDTSAQIFGDAMASMGYYVYGNREYYSNIKGRHSYFNVTISDKRVNSVSQMIDVMATFDAETIFQHFEEAKGVLIYNTSVKSTKASAVVSMEPEVAQKVESRLKEKGLGETVEDVVKFVSERGVKTIEIDYDGIMKEISTKLHLPLSVIERVKNTIAIGASGKVLGVDKAFLLNSIKKTFKQETFYTMNSAAIDLVYDKVDKLYDLTSLKNGKKRVQIDGNTAVALGKIYAGVRFQSYYPITPASDESVYLEAHQEVMMKDPKTGDKRKGTVVVVQSEDELAAINMAIGASLTGVRAATATSGPGFSLMAEGIGWAGMNEAAVVITYYIRGGPSTGQPTRSSQADLLFALNVGHGEFPRIVIASGDHVEAFRDAVWAFNLAERYQTPVIHLVDKGLANAYSIFDEDELDLNSLKIERGKLVCCPAEGYKRFEITKDGISPRVPLGEALMMYSGDEHDEEGHIREESENRIRMYEKRMRKLETADAEIPEEERIKTYGDMDSENVILTWGSPKGTVLDAIEELKKEGISLGVVQVRMFSPYPKKIMSKLLSGKRIIDIENNYLAQSNEVLKLNTGISADSFILKWNGRPIMMDEVINALKLSLKGEKKVILNAGA; encoded by the coding sequence ATGAGAACTAGCTGGTTAATAGGAGGAGCCCAGGGGACTGGCGTTGATACTTCGGCACAAATTTTCGGAGACGCAATGGCATCTATGGGATATTACGTATACGGCAACAGAGAGTATTATTCAAATATAAAAGGTAGACATAGTTACTTCAACGTAACCATAAGCGACAAGAGAGTTAACAGCGTATCTCAGATGATAGATGTAATGGCTACTTTTGATGCGGAGACGATATTCCAACATTTTGAGGAAGCTAAGGGAGTTTTGATATATAACACTTCAGTGAAGTCAACCAAGGCATCTGCGGTAGTTAGCATGGAACCTGAGGTAGCCCAGAAAGTAGAGTCTAGACTGAAGGAAAAAGGCTTGGGGGAGACTGTAGAGGACGTGGTCAAGTTCGTTTCAGAGAGAGGAGTCAAGACTATAGAGATAGATTACGACGGAATAATGAAAGAAATATCCACTAAACTTCACTTACCTCTTTCAGTTATTGAAAGAGTTAAAAACACGATAGCAATAGGAGCTTCTGGGAAGGTATTGGGTGTAGATAAAGCATTTCTGTTAAATTCCATAAAGAAAACTTTTAAACAGGAGACGTTTTACACAATGAACTCTGCTGCAATTGATCTAGTTTACGATAAAGTAGACAAATTATACGACTTGACTTCCTTGAAAAACGGAAAGAAAAGAGTTCAAATCGATGGAAATACGGCAGTTGCTCTAGGGAAAATATACGCAGGAGTGAGGTTTCAAAGCTACTATCCAATTACGCCTGCAAGTGACGAAAGCGTATACCTCGAGGCACATCAAGAAGTTATGATGAAGGACCCTAAAACCGGGGACAAAAGGAAGGGAACAGTGGTTGTGGTTCAAAGTGAAGACGAACTTGCTGCGATAAATATGGCTATAGGAGCTTCTTTAACGGGAGTAAGGGCAGCTACTGCAACTTCTGGACCAGGATTTTCTTTAATGGCTGAAGGAATAGGATGGGCAGGCATGAACGAGGCAGCGGTGGTGATAACGTATTACATCAGAGGAGGACCGAGTACAGGTCAGCCTACAAGGTCATCTCAAGCTGACCTTCTGTTTGCCCTAAACGTGGGACACGGCGAGTTCCCTAGGATAGTTATAGCGTCAGGCGATCACGTGGAGGCCTTCAGAGATGCTGTATGGGCTTTTAACTTAGCAGAAAGGTATCAGACTCCTGTAATTCATTTGGTAGATAAAGGATTAGCAAATGCATACTCCATATTTGATGAGGATGAATTAGATCTAAATTCTTTAAAAATTGAAAGAGGAAAACTAGTGTGCTGTCCAGCAGAGGGTTACAAAAGATTCGAGATTACGAAGGACGGAATTTCTCCTAGAGTGCCTTTGGGAGAAGCATTAATGATGTATAGCGGTGATGAACATGACGAGGAAGGTCACATTAGAGAGGAGTCGGAGAACAGAATAAGAATGTATGAAAAAAGAATGAGGAAGCTGGAGACTGCGGACGCTGAAATTCCTGAGGAGGAAAGGATCAAGACATACGGAGATATGGATTCTGAAAACGTAATTTTAACGTGGGGTTCTCCAAAGGGTACAGTACTAGATGCGATAGAAGAACTAAAGAAAGAAGGAATTTCACTGGGCGTTGTTCAGGTGAGAATGTTCAGTCCTTATCCAAAAAAGATTATGAGCAAGTTGCTTTCAGGTAAAAGGATAATTGATATAGAGAACAATTACTTAGCCCAGTCAAATGAGGTTCTAAAGTTAAACACTGGAATTTCGGCTGACTCTTTTATACTAAAATGGAACGGAAGACCTATTATGATGGATGAAGTAATTAATGCATTGAAACTTTCTCTCAAAGGTGAGAAAAAGGTGATATTAAATGCAGGAGCATAA
- a CDS encoding 2-oxoacid:ferredoxin oxidoreductase subunit beta has protein sequence MQEHKVEWSDWCPGCGNFGILSAEQQAITELGLDPKKVVIVSGIGCSGKTPHFMRLPISGVHTLHGRAMAFATGIKLSNPQLKVIINAGDGDQLGIGAGHFVNSGRRNIDMTLIIHDNGVYGLTKGQASPTLKLGLKTKSLPKPNINESINPLAVAIASGYTFVARGYAYDVKHLKELIKQAISHKGLALIDVLQPCPTYNDLFTKEYYDKRIYRLEEVKGWNPNVTKKEEEDEKIAIALEKSLEWGDRIPIGVFYKNELLSTFEERITERSPSYADNMPAHQIIEDQGKPTTLIEEILKEKEV, from the coding sequence ATGCAGGAGCATAAAGTGGAGTGGTCGGACTGGTGCCCCGGTTGTGGTAATTTCGGCATATTAAGTGCTGAACAGCAAGCTATAACCGAGCTGGGGCTTGACCCTAAAAAGGTAGTAATAGTATCAGGAATAGGTTGTTCTGGAAAAACGCCTCATTTTATGAGATTACCTATATCTGGAGTTCATACCCTTCACGGAAGAGCTATGGCTTTCGCAACTGGAATTAAGTTATCTAATCCACAATTGAAGGTTATAATAAACGCTGGGGATGGAGACCAGCTTGGGATAGGAGCTGGGCATTTCGTGAACAGCGGTAGAAGAAACATTGACATGACGTTAATAATTCATGACAATGGAGTATACGGATTAACTAAAGGACAAGCTTCTCCTACCCTTAAACTTGGATTGAAAACTAAATCTCTACCTAAGCCTAACATAAACGAGTCCATAAATCCATTAGCTGTAGCAATTGCTAGCGGTTACACTTTCGTTGCTAGGGGTTACGCCTATGACGTAAAACATTTGAAGGAATTGATAAAGCAAGCTATATCCCATAAGGGGCTAGCCCTAATTGACGTGTTACAACCATGTCCTACTTACAACGATTTGTTTACTAAAGAATATTATGATAAAAGGATTTACAGGCTGGAAGAGGTTAAAGGATGGAATCCTAACGTAACAAAAAAAGAAGAAGAGGACGAGAAGATTGCAATAGCTCTAGAGAAATCCCTTGAATGGGGAGACAGAATACCAATAGGCGTTTTCTATAAAAACGAACTACTGAGCACTTTTGAGGAGAGAATAACCGAAAGATCTCCCTCTTATGCTGACAATATGCCAGCACATCAAATAATTGAAGACCAAGGTAAACCTACTACGTTGATAGAGGAGATCTTAAAGGAAAAGGAAGTATAG
- a CDS encoding FAD-binding oxidoreductase has product MSNIQILEPFTYEEVSRVFTEASKEKRKISVRGLDSNRLKMDADEVLSLRNIKGILEFSEADQYVKVRAGTSFEELQSFLFSKGYMIPHMYWGSVGGLFSLNLPSPYSTWFGLPKDILLGATISTGLGEIIRSGGVTTKFSSGYKIWKVLSGSLGKLGVYLDVTIKVIKRPESIKVVKVDPKDSFKLAVSGKRPWGVICDSLSEEIQCYAVFGGFKDAVNEVTRDYSESTKGMPFLKSTFILNSRLGDELTLLSRVRGLAFLGTGTILADREVPLRLTRSFEILKKALDPASVLV; this is encoded by the coding sequence TTGTCCAACATTCAGATTTTAGAACCATTTACTTACGAGGAAGTTTCTAGAGTTTTCACTGAAGCCTCTAAAGAGAAGAGAAAAATTTCCGTACGCGGTCTAGATAGTAACCGACTTAAGATGGATGCAGATGAGGTTTTATCACTAAGGAACATTAAGGGGATTTTGGAGTTTTCCGAGGCAGATCAATATGTGAAGGTGAGGGCTGGGACCTCTTTTGAGGAGTTACAATCGTTCTTATTTTCAAAAGGGTATATGATCCCTCACATGTATTGGGGGTCAGTAGGGGGTCTTTTTTCTCTTAATCTTCCTTCACCTTACTCTACTTGGTTTGGTTTACCAAAGGACATACTACTTGGTGCAACTATAAGTACTGGATTAGGGGAAATTATTAGATCTGGTGGAGTTACAACTAAGTTTTCCAGTGGCTATAAAATTTGGAAAGTATTATCTGGCTCTTTGGGTAAGCTAGGAGTTTATCTAGACGTGACAATTAAGGTAATCAAGAGGCCAGAATCGATAAAAGTAGTGAAGGTAGATCCTAAGGATTCCTTCAAGCTAGCCGTTTCAGGAAAGAGACCTTGGGGAGTCATCTGCGATAGTCTAAGCGAGGAAATTCAATGCTATGCGGTTTTCGGTGGATTTAAGGACGCTGTTAACGAAGTTACTAGGGATTATAGTGAATCCACTAAAGGAATGCCGTTTTTGAAATCTACTTTTATTTTGAACTCTAGACTAGGTGACGAGTTAACTCTACTCTCTAGAGTAAGGGGTCTAGCGTTTCTAGGAACGGGAACTATACTTGCAGATAGGGAAGTACCCTTACGTTTGACTAGGTCTTTCGAAATCCTCAAAAAGGCTCTTGATCCCGCGTCAGTCTTGGTATAG
- a CDS encoding FAD-linked oxidase C-terminal domain-containing protein, with the protein MSLADELESIVGKKWIVRGEEVSLFGVDGFTAFRGEPSAVVLPGNEDEAVAVIKTLIKNKKKIIIRGSGTSLSGGSTPVDGEIVVSLSRLNKIEEYHGNEVIVGPGIANIMVSKNAPSYLFYAPDPASYSVSSIGGNISHDSGGIHVVKYGPTFNSVLGLKVILPNGEVEDLLFHETAMNPVSIFIGAEGTLGGILKARLKLFPKPESRVSLVATFDSLRNAGKAVVEIFKRGVVPSALEMMDRNIIFAIEKSRYKAGLPDSEGLLLIEFDGEKKQVEMEAKVTMDTIAASSGKIVDPRGKINQFWNARKGAFPSMGSISPSYITLDCTVPRSMLPDALESIQKISKERNIFIANVFHAGDGNLHPLIPYNPQDKESLIKALKVGEEISKIAISMGGVPSGEHGIGIEKLKMEEYYYNKEEINVMKRIKETFDPENLFNPWKMFLPNKLPREDQVLKVMWEWE; encoded by the coding sequence ATGTCGCTGGCGGATGAACTTGAGAGCATAGTTGGCAAGAAATGGATTGTTCGCGGAGAGGAGGTTTCATTGTTTGGCGTGGACGGATTTACAGCGTTCAGAGGGGAACCCTCAGCTGTTGTTTTACCAGGTAACGAAGATGAAGCCGTGGCTGTAATTAAAACATTAATTAAAAATAAGAAAAAGATAATTATAAGGGGGTCCGGAACAAGTCTCAGCGGAGGATCAACTCCAGTAGATGGAGAAATAGTTGTAAGTCTGTCTAGGCTTAATAAAATAGAAGAATATCACGGAAATGAGGTAATTGTTGGCCCCGGAATAGCAAATATCATGGTTTCTAAGAATGCACCATCTTACCTCTTCTATGCTCCAGATCCAGCAAGCTACTCCGTATCTTCTATAGGGGGAAACATATCCCATGACTCAGGAGGAATTCACGTTGTAAAGTATGGGCCTACTTTCAACAGCGTGTTGGGATTAAAGGTGATCCTTCCTAACGGAGAAGTGGAAGATCTACTCTTCCACGAGACCGCCATGAACCCGGTTTCAATATTTATAGGTGCAGAAGGGACTCTGGGCGGAATATTAAAGGCTAGGCTTAAATTATTTCCAAAGCCGGAGTCAAGAGTATCATTAGTAGCGACCTTTGACAGCCTGAGGAATGCCGGGAAAGCCGTAGTAGAAATATTCAAAAGAGGTGTTGTCCCCTCGGCATTAGAGATGATGGACAGAAATATTATTTTTGCGATAGAAAAAAGTAGATATAAGGCTGGACTTCCCGACAGCGAAGGACTATTATTAATTGAATTTGACGGTGAGAAAAAACAAGTGGAGATGGAAGCTAAAGTTACAATGGATACTATAGCGGCTTCTTCAGGAAAGATTGTAGACCCTAGAGGTAAGATTAATCAGTTCTGGAATGCAAGAAAGGGAGCATTCCCTTCAATGGGTTCAATATCGCCTTCATATATAACCCTAGACTGTACCGTACCTAGGAGCATGCTTCCAGACGCTCTAGAATCTATACAGAAGATTTCGAAAGAAAGAAACATATTTATTGCAAACGTATTTCATGCAGGAGACGGGAACCTACATCCATTGATACCGTATAACCCCCAAGACAAGGAATCCCTTATTAAGGCTCTAAAGGTTGGTGAAGAGATTTCCAAGATAGCGATTTCAATGGGAGGCGTTCCGTCAGGCGAACATGGAATAGGAATAGAAAAACTTAAAATGGAAGAATATTATTACAATAAAGAGGAAATTAATGTAATGAAACGAATAAAGGAAACTTTCGATCCTGAGAACTTGTTCAACCCTTGGAAGATGTTTCTTCCAAACAAGCTACCTAGAGAAGACCAAGTACTAAAGGTGATGTGGGAGTGGGAATGA
- a CDS encoding (Fe-S)-binding protein, with product MIESNAEGEINKCVHCGFCLESCPTYVITRSEVHSPRGRIMEVKLNLKSDGIDTCMYCRRCEIACPSGVIYSRIITSARKPDVFKKIMLKTLEKPKLLYVATKGIMKGNGEFSLRIREFIKQVNLPLEINEKNANLYVIPGCIMSTYFRDTVKNVVSFLQKSGFRIKIINGCCGLAHYSEGEVKGGDISLNELVKDLREKEAICLSSNCTAHMREKGIKVMDLSEFLIKTGTKVNVGEPFVVHYPCHAHLDGLSIYLEDAIKDKENEMEMEDPSFECGAGGAFFLFNKEISDSVIEEKNRKVRASKAKVVISTNPSCSLALRKSGLRVVHLGDLLH from the coding sequence ATGATAGAGAGTAACGCTGAGGGAGAGATCAATAAGTGCGTGCACTGCGGTTTCTGTCTGGAATCGTGTCCAACGTATGTGATAACTAGATCCGAGGTTCATTCCCCTAGAGGTAGAATAATGGAGGTCAAGCTGAACTTGAAGAGTGATGGAATTGACACTTGTATGTATTGTAGAAGATGTGAAATAGCATGCCCAAGCGGAGTAATATACAGTAGAATTATTACATCTGCAAGAAAACCAGACGTTTTTAAGAAAATAATGTTAAAAACATTAGAAAAACCCAAGTTACTTTACGTGGCAACTAAGGGAATTATGAAGGGAAATGGAGAGTTCTCATTAAGGATAAGGGAATTCATAAAACAAGTGAATCTGCCTCTTGAAATTAACGAGAAGAACGCGAACCTTTACGTTATACCGGGATGCATAATGTCGACGTATTTCCGAGATACCGTGAAAAACGTAGTCTCCTTCCTTCAAAAGAGTGGATTTAGAATTAAGATCATAAACGGATGTTGCGGTTTAGCACACTATTCTGAAGGAGAGGTAAAAGGAGGAGACATTTCGCTAAATGAGCTTGTTAAAGACCTAAGGGAAAAGGAAGCTATTTGCCTTTCCTCTAACTGCACTGCCCATATGAGAGAGAAGGGAATTAAAGTAATGGACTTATCTGAGTTCTTGATAAAGACTGGAACTAAGGTAAATGTAGGTGAACCATTCGTTGTGCATTATCCTTGTCATGCTCACTTAGATGGACTTTCAATTTACCTTGAAGATGCTATAAAGGACAAAGAGAACGAGATGGAAATGGAAGATCCTTCATTTGAGTGTGGGGCTGGTGGTGCATTCTTTTTATTTAATAAAGAGATTTCAGACTCAGTCATAGAAGAAAAGAATAGAAAGGTCAGAGCTAGTAAAGCAAAAGTTGTAATCAGCACAAATCCATCTTGTTCCTTAGCTTTAAGAAAAAGTGGACTTAGAGTAGTTCACTTGGGAGATCTATTACATTAA
- a CDS encoding ParA family protein, whose protein sequence is MILTVINQKGGVGKTTTSVNMSYLLSKKMKTALLDLDPEGGSTVSFGIKREQSELKLGSKSINIFNVEVFPASVGLLKLELAGDINEITKDIKRISENYDTLVIDTPPNLGKLAVSAMIVADKIISPVTPQPLSIEAVKNLDSRLTSLKKGAYSFTNFSKKPVTLEGLSSVKFVTVGVPQSRVFIEASRLGVPALRYEEVRSRKSRLQSTFESLEKAVIE, encoded by the coding sequence GTGATACTAACAGTCATTAATCAAAAAGGAGGAGTAGGAAAAACCACTACCTCGGTAAACATGTCATATTTACTCTCAAAGAAAATGAAAACTGCACTTCTAGATCTTGATCCTGAAGGAGGCTCTACAGTATCTTTCGGAATCAAGAGAGAACAGAGTGAACTTAAGTTAGGTTCCAAGAGTATAAACATCTTTAACGTAGAAGTTTTCCCTGCTAGCGTCGGGCTTCTAAAGCTAGAATTAGCAGGCGATATCAACGAAATAACCAAGGACATAAAGAGGATTTCCGAAAACTATGACACACTTGTAATAGATACTCCGCCTAACTTAGGTAAGCTTGCGGTATCTGCTATGATTGTAGCAGATAAAATAATTTCCCCAGTGACTCCTCAGCCATTATCCATTGAGGCAGTCAAGAACCTTGATTCCAGACTCACTAGTTTAAAAAAAGGCGCTTACTCTTTTACGAACTTCTCAAAGAAACCGGTCACGCTAGAAGGTTTATCTTCAGTTAAGTTCGTTACGGTAGGCGTTCCACAGTCTAGAGTTTTCATAGAGGCTTCTAGACTCGGAGTGCCGGCATTGAGATATGAAGAAGTAAGATCTAGAAAGTCCAGACTACAGTCTACCTTCGAGAGTCTAGAAAAGGCGGTAATAGAATGA